In Microbacterium laevaniformans, a single window of DNA contains:
- a CDS encoding YdeI/OmpD-associated family protein: MRFETTHFQQGNNTGIMVPPGLAGGDAIEVTLELDTAPRTVEVPDDLAVALDDAGIRARFDALAPSARKAHVTNVVSAKSDETRTRRIAAIVAMLA, from the coding sequence ATGCGGTTCGAAACGACGCACTTCCAGCAGGGAAACAACACCGGCATCATGGTTCCCCCCGGCCTCGCCGGCGGTGACGCGATCGAGGTCACCCTCGAGCTCGACACGGCACCGCGGACGGTCGAGGTCCCGGACGATCTCGCCGTCGCCTTGGACGATGCGGGGATCCGCGCGCGCTTCGACGCGCTCGCTCCCAGCGCGCGCAAGGCGCACGTCACGAACGTCGTCTCGGCCAAGTCAGATGAGACCCGCACGCGACGCATCGCCGCGATCGTCGCGATGCTCGCCTGA
- a CDS encoding helix-turn-helix transcriptional regulator — translation MTDDNARDDGRQQRQELGSFLRRQRERLDRTAYGLPPAGRGRAVGLRREEVSYLSGVSVTWYTWLEQGRDINPSRQVLDAVATTLRLTDAEHDYVLSLVGLAPRPATRADAVDIAPAQVQRFLDALDEHPAYALAPDWGIAGWNKAYKRLYPGVATTAGENRNLLWLVFTDPSVRSLLDDWDDTSRRFLAEFRAEAGPRLSDPRYRDLISRLRAASVDFDTRWNEHGVGGFVSRERVFRHPELGRLVFEHHQLRPSDHLDLQLVVYVADAETRRRFARTKD, via the coding sequence GTGACTGACGACAACGCCCGCGACGACGGCCGTCAGCAGCGGCAGGAGCTCGGTTCGTTCCTGCGCCGCCAGCGTGAGCGCCTCGACCGCACCGCCTACGGATTGCCGCCGGCTGGCCGCGGTCGTGCCGTGGGCCTGCGGCGCGAGGAAGTCTCGTACCTGTCGGGTGTGAGCGTCACCTGGTACACCTGGCTCGAGCAGGGGCGCGACATCAACCCCTCGCGGCAGGTCTTGGATGCGGTCGCGACGACGCTGCGGCTGACCGACGCAGAGCACGACTATGTGCTGAGTCTCGTCGGTCTCGCACCGCGGCCGGCCACGCGGGCGGATGCCGTGGACATCGCCCCCGCTCAGGTACAGCGCTTCCTCGATGCGCTCGACGAGCATCCCGCCTACGCGCTCGCCCCGGATTGGGGGATCGCCGGATGGAACAAGGCGTACAAGCGGCTGTACCCCGGGGTCGCCACGACCGCGGGGGAGAACCGCAACCTGCTGTGGCTCGTCTTCACCGACCCGTCCGTGCGCTCGCTGCTGGACGATTGGGACGACACGAGCCGGCGCTTCCTCGCCGAGTTCCGGGCGGAGGCCGGACCGCGCCTGAGTGATCCCCGCTACCGCGACCTCATCTCTCGGCTCCGCGCGGCGAGCGTCGACTTCGACACCCGCTGGAACGAGCACGGCGTCGGCGGTTTCGTCTCACGCGAGCGCGTGTTCCGTCATCCCGAGCTCGGCCGGCTCGTGTTCGAGCACCACCAGCTGCGTCCTTCCGACCACCTCGATCTGCAGCTCGTCGTCTACGTCGCGGATGCCGAGACCCGACGGCGCTTCGCGCGCACGAAGGACTGA
- the ilvD gene encoding dihydroxy-acid dehydratase, giving the protein MPTPLRSRTVTHGRNAAGARALFRAAGVNAADFGKPMIAVANSFTEFVPGHTHLQPVGRIVSDAITAAGGIPREFNTIAVDDGIAMGHGGMLYSLPSRDLIADSVEYMVNAHQADALVCISNCDKITPGMLMAALRLNIPTVFVSGGPMESGRATLVDGTVRTLDLVDAISEAANDTVSDADIQRIEENACPTCGSCSGMFTANSMNCLVEALGLALPGNGSVLATHTARRALYEKAGEVAVQITRAFYDEDDASVLPRAVASPAAFANAMALDIAMGGSTNTILHLLAAAHEAGIDFGLDEIDAISRRVPCLAKIAPNPAYGRMYYMEDVHRAGGIPTILGELHRAGLLNSDVSSIHSPSLEAWLAEWDVRGGTASETAHDLWHAAPGGVRSSSAFSQSERWASLDEDAENGCIRSAAHAYSADGGLAVLRGNLAVDGAVVKTAGVDPSILVFSGPAVVCESQEEAVAKILGKKVQPGDVVVIRYEGPKGGPGMQEMLHPTSFLKGRGLGKVCALVTDGRFSGGTSGLSIGHVSPEAASGGIIALVEDGDIVDIDIPSRSMSLRVDDDELERRRARLLDAGGYAPKDRQRPVSLALRAYAAMATSADRGAVRDVESVERALRERELRTAAV; this is encoded by the coding sequence ATGCCCACCCCCCTGCGTTCCCGCACCGTCACGCACGGCCGCAACGCCGCCGGTGCCCGTGCCCTGTTCCGCGCCGCCGGCGTCAATGCGGCCGACTTCGGCAAGCCGATGATCGCCGTCGCCAACAGCTTCACCGAGTTCGTGCCCGGCCACACGCACCTGCAGCCGGTGGGTCGCATCGTCTCCGACGCCATCACCGCGGCCGGCGGCATCCCGCGCGAGTTCAACACGATCGCCGTCGACGACGGCATCGCCATGGGCCACGGCGGCATGCTGTACTCGCTGCCCTCGCGTGATCTCATCGCCGACTCCGTCGAATACATGGTCAACGCGCACCAGGCCGACGCGCTGGTGTGCATCTCCAACTGCGACAAGATCACCCCCGGCATGCTCATGGCGGCCCTGCGCCTGAACATCCCGACCGTCTTCGTCTCGGGTGGCCCGATGGAGTCGGGTCGGGCGACTCTCGTCGACGGCACGGTGCGCACCCTCGATCTCGTCGACGCGATCTCCGAGGCGGCGAACGACACGGTCTCGGATGCCGACATCCAGCGCATCGAGGAGAACGCCTGCCCGACCTGCGGGTCATGCTCGGGCATGTTCACGGCCAACTCGATGAACTGCCTCGTCGAGGCGCTCGGCCTGGCCCTGCCCGGCAACGGGTCGGTGCTCGCGACGCACACGGCCCGTCGCGCCCTCTACGAGAAGGCCGGCGAGGTCGCGGTGCAGATCACGCGCGCGTTCTACGACGAGGACGACGCCTCGGTGCTCCCGCGCGCCGTCGCGAGCCCCGCCGCCTTCGCCAACGCGATGGCCCTCGACATCGCCATGGGCGGATCGACCAACACGATCCTCCACCTGCTGGCCGCGGCTCACGAGGCCGGCATTGACTTCGGCCTCGATGAGATCGACGCCATCTCGCGTCGCGTGCCCTGCCTTGCGAAGATCGCGCCCAACCCGGCCTACGGCCGCATGTACTACATGGAGGACGTCCACCGCGCCGGCGGCATCCCCACGATCCTCGGCGAGCTGCACCGCGCGGGGCTGCTCAACTCCGACGTGTCGTCGATCCACTCGCCCTCGCTCGAGGCGTGGCTTGCCGAGTGGGACGTGCGCGGCGGTACGGCCTCTGAGACCGCCCACGACCTGTGGCATGCGGCGCCCGGCGGGGTGCGCTCCTCGAGTGCGTTCTCACAGTCCGAGCGCTGGGCGAGCCTGGATGAGGATGCCGAGAACGGCTGCATCCGCTCCGCCGCACACGCCTACTCCGCCGACGGCGGCCTCGCGGTGCTGCGGGGCAACCTCGCCGTCGACGGCGCCGTCGTCAAGACCGCCGGTGTCGACCCGTCGATCCTCGTCTTCTCGGGCCCGGCCGTCGTGTGCGAGTCGCAGGAGGAGGCGGTGGCGAAGATCCTCGGCAAGAAGGTGCAACCCGGCGATGTCGTCGTCATCCGCTACGAGGGTCCCAAGGGCGGACCCGGCATGCAGGAGATGCTGCACCCCACCTCGTTCCTCAAGGGCCGCGGCCTGGGCAAGGTGTGCGCGCTGGTCACCGATGGCCGCTTCTCGGGCGGCACGTCGGGCCTGTCGATCGGTCACGTCTCGCCGGAGGCGGCGAGCGGCGGCATCATCGCCCTCGTCGAGGACGGCGACATCGTCGACATCGACATCCCCTCACGCTCGATGAGCCTGCGGGTCGACGATGACGAGTTGGAGCGCCGCCGCGCCCGGCTGCTCGACGCGGGCGGCTACGCACCGAAGGATCGGCAGCGTCCCGTGTCGCTGGCGCTGCGGGCCTACGCGGCGATGGCGACCTCGGCCGATCGTGGAGCGGTCCGCGATGTCGAATCCGTCGAGCGGGCGCTGCGCGAGCGCGAGCTGCGCACCGCCGCCGTCTGA
- a CDS encoding NUDIX hydrolase gives MDLRVAAYAVVVDESDRVLLAHWHQGRRGAWTMPGGGLEDGEDPVDAARREVREETGFRVRIGELLGIHSRVIPANRRVFADDPEPLHTLRIVYRAEVTGGQLRYERNGSTDRAEWFALTALPPQRVKLVDIALGMAGLPVARAS, from the coding sequence ATGGACTTGCGGGTTGCCGCCTACGCCGTCGTCGTCGACGAGTCCGACCGCGTGCTGCTCGCTCACTGGCACCAGGGGCGCCGGGGAGCCTGGACGATGCCCGGAGGCGGCTTGGAAGACGGCGAGGATCCGGTGGATGCCGCGCGCCGCGAGGTCCGGGAGGAGACGGGGTTCCGCGTGCGCATCGGGGAGCTGCTCGGCATCCACTCTCGCGTGATCCCCGCGAACCGCCGCGTCTTCGCGGACGACCCCGAACCGCTGCACACGCTGCGCATCGTGTACCGGGCGGAGGTGACCGGCGGGCAGCTGCGTTACGAGCGCAACGGATCGACCGATCGTGCGGAGTGGTTCGCCCTCACCGCGCTCCCACCGCAACGGGTGAAGCTCGTCGACATCGCACTCGGGATGGCCGGCCTGCCCGTCGCGAGGGCGAGCTGA
- a CDS encoding aminoacyl-tRNA deacylase: MPDPLDRVRDAAAARGLDIELRERPAASSLAEAASLLGLQPADIVKTLVVKKSDDTYLFALIPGDLAISWPKLRALVGVNKLRLPEPDLALAATGYERGTIAPIGSTNDWPVYADASIVGRRIAMGAGAHGYSLFVDADDLIRAYDATVADISQPAASAS; the protein is encoded by the coding sequence ATGCCTGATCCCCTCGACCGCGTCCGAGATGCGGCCGCCGCGCGCGGTCTCGACATCGAGCTGCGTGAGCGCCCCGCGGCATCCAGCCTCGCGGAGGCTGCGAGCCTGCTCGGTCTGCAGCCTGCTGACATCGTCAAGACACTCGTGGTCAAGAAGTCCGACGACACGTATCTGTTCGCGTTGATCCCGGGAGATCTGGCGATCTCCTGGCCGAAGCTGCGGGCCCTCGTCGGGGTGAACAAGCTGAGGCTCCCCGAGCCGGATCTCGCTCTGGCCGCGACCGGCTACGAGCGCGGGACGATCGCGCCGATCGGCAGCACCAACGACTGGCCGGTGTATGCGGACGCGTCGATCGTGGGGCGGCGTATCGCGATGGGCGCCGGGGCACACGGATACAGCCTGTTCGTCGACGCCGACGACCTCATCCGTGCGTACGACGCGACGGTCGCCGACATCTCCCAGCCGGCGGCATCGGCCTCCTGA
- a CDS encoding peptidylprolyl isomerase, with the protein MPIHTAVATIHTNHGDIVVNLFGDHAPRTVQNFTGLADGSQAWTHPATGKPGEGPLYKDVIFHRIIPNFMIQGGDPLGQGVGGPGYNFNDEIHPELTFGAPYLLAMANAGLRRNAITGKAEGTNGSQFFITTDPTPWLNGKHTIFGEVADDASRAVVDAISAVPTAAGDRPIEPVVISSIDVVPA; encoded by the coding sequence ATGCCGATCCACACCGCCGTCGCGACCATCCACACCAACCACGGCGACATCGTCGTCAACCTCTTCGGAGACCACGCACCGCGCACCGTGCAGAACTTCACCGGTCTCGCCGACGGCTCGCAGGCCTGGACGCACCCGGCGACCGGCAAGCCGGGCGAAGGCCCGCTCTACAAGGACGTCATCTTCCACCGCATCATCCCGAACTTCATGATCCAGGGCGGCGACCCGCTCGGTCAGGGTGTCGGGGGCCCGGGTTACAACTTCAACGACGAGATCCACCCCGAGCTCACCTTCGGTGCCCCCTACCTGCTGGCGATGGCCAACGCGGGCCTGCGCCGCAACGCCATCACGGGCAAGGCCGAGGGCACCAACGGCTCACAGTTCTTCATCACGACCGATCCGACGCCGTGGCTCAACGGCAAGCACACGATCTTCGGCGAGGTCGCCGACGATGCTTCGCGTGCCGTCGTCGACGCGATCTCGGCCGTTCCGACCGCCGCGGGCGACCGCCCGATCGAGCCCGTCGTGATCAGCTCGATCGACGTCGTCCCCGCCTGA
- a CDS encoding rhomboid family intramembrane serine protease, with amino-acid sequence MTDSDIRTNPDNFCYRHPDRQSFVLCQRCLRTICGECQTPLPVGVICPECLAEQRKAASASVTRMPRRRPSGIDGKHVVTYTLVIVTSVFYLIGLIPGIGLYVQSLLAFQAQLAYVQPWRLLTVTLVHASIFHIAFNMLALWALGRSLEPLLGRWRFLGLYLLSALGGSVLTALLAPNTWVVGASGAVWGLLGAMFVIGRHLGANVTAIAVLLGINLVITFLPGSNIAWQAHIGGGLVGALIGVIFARTRKIRQRALQIWLLVAVGVGLLGALAVPLYLYA; translated from the coding sequence GTGACCGACTCCGACATCCGCACCAATCCGGACAACTTCTGCTACCGGCATCCGGATCGGCAGAGCTTCGTGCTCTGTCAGCGGTGTCTGCGCACGATCTGCGGAGAGTGCCAGACACCGCTTCCGGTGGGAGTCATCTGCCCGGAGTGCCTCGCCGAACAGCGCAAGGCGGCGTCGGCGAGTGTCACGCGGATGCCGCGTCGACGCCCGTCCGGTATCGACGGAAAGCACGTCGTCACCTACACGCTGGTCATCGTCACCAGCGTGTTCTACCTGATCGGACTGATCCCCGGCATCGGTCTTTATGTGCAGAGCCTGCTCGCCTTCCAGGCGCAGCTGGCGTACGTGCAGCCGTGGCGACTGCTGACGGTGACACTCGTTCACGCGAGCATCTTCCACATCGCCTTCAACATGCTTGCGTTGTGGGCGCTCGGACGCAGTCTCGAACCGCTGCTCGGAAGGTGGCGCTTCCTCGGGCTCTACCTGCTGAGCGCTCTCGGGGGCTCGGTCCTGACGGCGCTGCTCGCCCCGAACACGTGGGTCGTCGGCGCTTCCGGTGCGGTGTGGGGATTGCTCGGCGCGATGTTCGTCATCGGCCGTCACCTCGGCGCCAACGTCACGGCGATCGCCGTGCTGCTCGGGATCAACCTGGTGATCACGTTCCTGCCGGGATCGAACATCGCCTGGCAGGCGCACATCGGCGGCGGTCTGGTCGGCGCCTTGATCGGCGTCATCTTCGCGCGCACGCGGAAGATCCGCCAGCGCGCGCTGCAGATCTGGCTGCTGGTCGCCGTGGGCGTCGGCCTGCTGGGTGCGCTGGCCGTTCCGCTCTACCTGTACGCCTAG
- a CDS encoding cell division protein CrgA has translation MARSGKHDEQVAEYGEGESAPNPVWFKPIMLGLMILGLLWVIVFYLSNQALPIPGIAGWNLVIGFGIAFIGFLMTTRWR, from the coding sequence ATGGCGCGTTCAGGAAAGCACGACGAGCAGGTCGCGGAATACGGCGAGGGGGAATCCGCACCCAACCCGGTGTGGTTCAAGCCCATCATGCTCGGGCTCATGATCCTGGGTCTGCTGTGGGTGATCGTGTTCTACCTGAGCAACCAGGCGCTGCCGATTCCCGGCATCGCCGGATGGAACCTCGTGATCGGCTTCGGGATCGCCTTCATCGGGTTCCTGATGACCACGCGCTGGCGCTGA
- a CDS encoding class E sortase has protein sequence MKDGTGDNAAEGIGSLEHTSRRARRLAAQSEESGPTTPAEPSTQEPEGASAPMRAAKPRRRASFLGVLGELLITAGVIALLYVAWQMWIGDWIIGSQKHTEASALSQSWLQQASQSPTASDTPTPSPSASSSPAAAAPVVPVMAQKDYGQQFGVMFVPRFGPNWQFTVAAGTGRHDILDAGEIGHYTDTAMPGAVGNTVYAAHRWTSGAPFDPIDKLVIGDAIVIQTPDGWYTYRFRTLEYVQATQVEVLLPVPQQVGMAANGRYLTLTSCAPKLNMLERIIAYAVFESFTPTSAGPPASLTQGVSA, from the coding sequence GTGAAGGACGGCACCGGCGACAACGCAGCTGAGGGTATCGGCTCGCTCGAGCACACGTCTCGGCGTGCCCGCCGTCTTGCCGCGCAGTCGGAGGAATCGGGGCCGACCACTCCGGCAGAGCCGAGCACCCAGGAGCCGGAGGGCGCGTCCGCGCCAATGCGCGCGGCGAAACCGCGGCGACGAGCCTCGTTCCTCGGCGTCCTCGGTGAGCTGCTCATCACGGCGGGCGTCATCGCACTGCTCTACGTCGCGTGGCAGATGTGGATCGGTGACTGGATCATCGGCTCGCAGAAGCACACGGAGGCCAGCGCCCTCTCGCAGAGCTGGCTGCAGCAGGCATCGCAGAGCCCGACGGCATCCGACACCCCCACGCCGTCGCCGAGTGCGAGTTCCTCGCCCGCGGCTGCCGCACCGGTCGTCCCGGTGATGGCGCAGAAGGACTACGGTCAGCAGTTCGGGGTGATGTTCGTGCCCCGCTTCGGACCGAACTGGCAGTTCACGGTGGCCGCGGGAACGGGTCGCCACGACATCCTCGACGCCGGTGAGATCGGTCACTACACCGATACCGCCATGCCCGGAGCCGTCGGCAACACCGTGTACGCCGCACACCGGTGGACCTCCGGCGCACCGTTCGACCCGATCGACAAGCTCGTGATCGGCGACGCGATCGTCATCCAGACCCCGGACGGCTGGTACACCTACCGCTTCCGCACCCTCGAGTACGTGCAGGCGACGCAGGTGGAGGTCCTGCTGCCCGTTCCGCAGCAGGTGGGCATGGCAGCCAACGGCCGCTATCTCACACTGACCAGCTGCGCTCCGAAGCTCAACATGCTCGAGCGCATCATCGCGTACGCCGTGTTCGAGAGCTTCACTCCGACCTCGGCGGGACCGCCCGCCTCGCTCACCCAGGGAGTGTCCGCCTGA
- a CDS encoding glutamine amidotransferase-related protein → MPRSAADGGRILVVDNRDSFVHTLVGYLHELGATTDMAEADAVEDPVALVAPYAGVLISPGPGSPEDAGASIGIVHAVAAAGIPLLGVCLGHQVLGAAFGATVAEAPQLRHGTTSRVWHDGAFPFAGLPSPFSATRYHSLAVVADTLPAELEVTAHTSSGVIMGLAHRELPLWGVQFHPESVLTEGGHQLLGSWLERVGIAGAAARGRGLQPLRGSLTGADAELDRRVDRHIARGQ, encoded by the coding sequence ATGCCACGGTCGGCGGCTGACGGGGGACGAATCCTCGTCGTCGACAACCGCGACAGCTTCGTCCACACGCTCGTCGGCTACCTGCACGAGCTGGGCGCGACGACCGACATGGCCGAAGCGGATGCCGTCGAGGACCCCGTGGCCTTGGTAGCCCCGTATGCGGGAGTGCTGATCTCGCCCGGACCCGGCTCGCCGGAGGATGCCGGGGCATCGATCGGGATCGTGCATGCGGTCGCGGCCGCGGGCATCCCCCTGCTGGGGGTGTGCCTGGGCCACCAGGTGCTCGGGGCGGCGTTCGGCGCGACGGTCGCCGAGGCCCCGCAGCTGCGCCACGGCACGACATCGCGGGTCTGGCATGACGGCGCGTTCCCCTTCGCCGGACTGCCATCGCCCTTCTCGGCGACGCGCTACCACTCTCTCGCGGTCGTTGCGGACACGCTGCCCGCCGAGCTCGAGGTGACCGCGCATACCTCGTCCGGAGTCATCATGGGCCTCGCCCACCGTGAGCTGCCGCTCTGGGGGGTGCAGTTCCATCCCGAGTCGGTGCTCACCGAGGGCGGGCACCAGTTGTTGGGCTCATGGTTGGAGCGCGTCGGGATCGCCGGCGCTGCAGCGCGCGGCCGCGGGCTGCAGCCGCTGCGGGGATCACTTACCGGTGCAGACGCGGAGCTCGACCGTCGAGTGGATCGGCACATCGCCCGGGGGCAGTGA
- the pknB gene encoding Stk1 family PASTA domain-containing Ser/Thr kinase has protein sequence MSADPRVLSERYRVDELIGRGGMATVYRGQDLTLGRQVAIKILKRELAEDSAFRTRFRLEAQSASRMSHPAIVRVYDAGEDAETDPDGSTHPVPYIVMELVEGTLLKDVVSDGGVPVGEAIRYVDGILEALEYSHRAGVVHRDIKPGNVMITAGGQVKVMDFGIARAVSDSSSTVAETTAIIGTAAYLSPEQAKGEPVDARADLYSAGIVLYELLTGRQPFRGDSPVAVAYQHVSETPLPPSELVDAIPRSIDAVALRALAKDPFQRYQDAASFRQALDATVDGHTPTKKQVGALASELYGANPRQAAETARSLRQLTADTTMRRTQAGPPAAWIWAGVALLAVVLISVLIWVITIRPGAAVPQNSRVVEDVVDMSWDRASEKLVGQDLQAKRVDQSDNAIVSGNVIRTDPAAGTIVAPGQTITVYVSTGQQTSAMPNITGKSSTDAEAALKAVGLQLGAVTTRSDPDLAQGIVISADQTVGTQIPVGTRVNLTVASGKVALVNLVGYTVDAATRDLTSADLKLTASVVEDPSCPAVGSTPIVAGQSLPPGDVPIHSTVELRVCTGK, from the coding sequence GTGTCTGCAGATCCGCGTGTGCTGTCCGAGCGGTACCGCGTCGATGAACTCATCGGCCGCGGAGGCATGGCCACCGTGTACCGCGGGCAGGACCTGACGCTCGGGCGTCAGGTGGCCATCAAGATCCTCAAGCGGGAGCTCGCCGAAGACAGCGCGTTCCGCACCCGATTCCGGCTCGAGGCGCAGTCGGCCTCGCGAATGTCGCACCCCGCGATCGTCCGCGTCTACGACGCCGGTGAGGATGCCGAGACCGACCCCGACGGCTCGACGCACCCCGTTCCGTACATCGTGATGGAACTCGTGGAGGGCACCCTCCTGAAGGATGTCGTCAGCGACGGCGGCGTTCCGGTCGGTGAGGCCATCCGCTACGTCGACGGCATCCTCGAAGCGCTCGAGTATTCGCATCGCGCCGGCGTCGTCCATCGCGACATCAAGCCCGGCAACGTCATGATCACCGCCGGCGGCCAGGTGAAGGTGATGGACTTCGGCATCGCCCGCGCCGTGTCCGACTCCTCCTCGACCGTCGCCGAGACCACAGCCATCATCGGCACCGCGGCCTACCTGTCGCCGGAGCAGGCGAAGGGTGAGCCGGTCGATGCGCGCGCCGACCTCTACTCGGCCGGCATCGTGCTGTACGAGCTGCTCACCGGTCGCCAGCCTTTCCGCGGCGATTCTCCGGTTGCGGTCGCCTATCAGCACGTCAGCGAGACGCCTCTTCCCCCCTCCGAACTGGTCGACGCGATCCCCCGCTCGATCGACGCCGTCGCGCTGCGCGCTCTGGCCAAGGACCCGTTCCAGCGCTACCAGGACGCGGCATCGTTCCGCCAGGCGCTCGACGCCACGGTCGACGGTCACACCCCGACGAAGAAGCAGGTCGGCGCGCTGGCCAGCGAGCTCTACGGCGCGAACCCGCGGCAGGCCGCAGAGACGGCCCGGTCGCTGCGCCAGCTGACCGCCGACACGACCATGCGACGGACGCAGGCAGGACCCCCGGCCGCGTGGATCTGGGCCGGGGTGGCGCTGCTCGCCGTCGTGCTGATCTCGGTGCTGATCTGGGTCATCACGATTCGTCCCGGCGCCGCGGTACCGCAGAACTCGCGCGTCGTCGAGGACGTCGTCGACATGTCGTGGGACCGCGCGAGCGAGAAGTTGGTGGGTCAGGATCTGCAGGCGAAGCGCGTCGACCAGAGCGACAACGCGATCGTCTCGGGCAACGTCATCCGCACCGATCCCGCCGCGGGCACCATCGTGGCTCCCGGCCAGACGATCACGGTCTACGTCTCGACGGGGCAGCAGACCAGCGCCATGCCCAACATCACCGGAAAGTCGTCGACAGACGCAGAAGCCGCTCTGAAGGCCGTCGGATTGCAGCTGGGCGCCGTGACGACACGCAGCGATCCCGACCTCGCCCAGGGCATCGTCATCTCGGCCGACCAGACCGTGGGCACGCAGATCCCGGTCGGAACGCGCGTCAACCTCACGGTCGCCAGCGGCAAGGTCGCTCTGGTGAACCTCGTCGGCTATACCGTCGATGCGGCGACCAGGGACCTCACGTCCGCCGACCTCAAACTCACCGCGAGCGTCGTCGAGGACCCGTCGTGTCCCGCCGTGGGCTCGACGCCGATCGTCGCCGGACAGTCACTGCCCCCGGGCGATGTGCCGATCCACTCGACGGTCGAGCTCCGCGTCTGCACCGGTAAGTGA